A single Alcanivorax borkumensis SK2 DNA region contains:
- a CDS encoding acetyl-CoA carboxylase carboxyltransferase subunit alpha, with protein MNPNFLEFEQPIADLEAKIEELRLVGSGSDINISEEVAKLQEKSITLTESIFRGLSSWQISQLSRHPKRPYMLDYIKRIFTDFDELHGDRAFSDDPAIIGGMTRLNGQPVMVIGHQKGREVKEKVRRNFGMPKPEGYRKALRLMEMAERFKLPVLTFIDTPGAFPGIDAEERGQSEAIARNLRVMSQLKTPILATVIGEGGSGGALAIGVCDHLQMLEFSTYSVISPEGCASILWRSADKAPEAAQAMGLTAGRLHELGIVDQVIKEPLGGAHRDYDQAADAIRKALAAQLESLCSMETDALINRRYERLMSYGNVVSDPADE; from the coding sequence ATGAATCCCAATTTCCTCGAATTTGAACAACCGATTGCCGACCTGGAAGCGAAAATCGAGGAACTGCGTTTGGTGGGCAGTGGCAGTGATATAAACATTTCCGAGGAAGTGGCCAAGTTGCAGGAAAAGAGTATCACGCTTACCGAGAGCATTTTCCGAGGGCTAAGCTCCTGGCAAATTTCCCAACTTTCCCGTCATCCTAAACGCCCCTATATGTTGGATTACATCAAGCGGATCTTTACCGACTTTGATGAATTGCATGGTGACCGTGCCTTTTCTGATGATCCTGCGATTATTGGGGGCATGACCCGATTGAACGGGCAGCCAGTGATGGTGATTGGCCATCAAAAAGGCCGCGAAGTGAAAGAAAAGGTTCGTCGCAATTTCGGCATGCCGAAACCGGAAGGTTACCGTAAGGCGCTGCGATTGATGGAAATGGCTGAACGGTTCAAGTTGCCGGTGCTGACGTTCATTGATACGCCTGGGGCGTTTCCGGGGATTGATGCGGAAGAGCGCGGTCAGTCCGAAGCCATTGCCCGTAATTTGCGTGTAATGTCCCAGCTCAAAACTCCCATTCTCGCCACTGTTATTGGTGAAGGGGGGTCCGGTGGGGCGCTGGCGATTGGTGTGTGTGACCATTTACAGATGCTGGAATTTTCTACCTATTCGGTTATTTCTCCAGAAGGGTGCGCCTCCATTCTTTGGCGCAGTGCGGATAAAGCCCCTGAAGCTGCGCAAGCCATGGGCCTAACTGCCGGGCGATTACATGAGCTCGGCATCGTTGACCAAGTGATCAAGGAGCCTCTGGGAGGCGCTCACCGGGATTATGACCAAGCTGCCGATGCGATTCGCAAGGCATTGGCAGCACAATTAGAATCGCTTTGTTCCATGGAGACTGACGCCCTCATTAACCGCCGTTACGAACGTTTGATGAGTTACGGCAACGTGGTTAGCGACCCCGCCGACGAATAG